A portion of the Oxynema aestuarii AP17 genome contains these proteins:
- the recR gene encoding recombination mediator RecR, producing the protein MKNDLYPLNRRLPVYTRPLARLIEQLQRLPGVGPKSAQRLALYLIKRPDAEIEALAEALIQAKQQVGLCQQCFHLSAEPICEICRNPNRDKSTICVVSESRDLIALEKTREYRGLYHVLGGVISPMDGIGPEQLTVEALVRRVSQEKVKEVILAINPSVEGETTTLYVGQLVRPFTKVTRIAFGLPMGGDLEYADEVTLARALEGRRELE; encoded by the coding sequence ATAAAAAACGACCTTTATCCCCTAAATAGGAGGCTTCCCGTTTATACTCGTCCTTTAGCTCGCCTCATCGAGCAACTGCAACGTTTACCCGGAGTTGGACCCAAATCAGCTCAACGATTGGCTTTATATCTGATAAAGCGTCCCGATGCCGAAATTGAAGCCCTCGCCGAAGCTTTAATTCAAGCCAAACAACAAGTCGGTTTGTGTCAGCAATGCTTTCATCTTTCTGCCGAACCTATTTGCGAAATTTGCCGCAATCCAAATCGGGATAAAAGTACGATTTGTGTCGTCTCGGAATCGCGGGATTTAATTGCTTTAGAAAAAACTCGCGAATATCGAGGACTTTATCACGTTTTGGGGGGCGTCATTTCGCCGATGGACGGTATCGGACCGGAACAGTTAACTGTCGAAGCATTAGTACGTCGAGTCAGCCAAGAAAAAGTGAAAGAAGTTATTTTAGCGATTAATCCTAGTGTCGAAGGAGAAACCACAACCCTATATGTCGGACAGTTGGTAAGACCGTTTACGAAAGTGACTCGAATTGCTTTTGGATTGCCGATGGGTGGAGATTTGGAATATGCGGACGAAGTCACTTTAGCCCGCGCTTTAGAAGGACGCCGCGAGTTAGAATAG